The following are from one region of the Paenibacillus protaetiae genome:
- a CDS encoding carbohydrate ABC transporter permease — protein MNQHSPALAGEPAVPQKKSSLQKGETLAGFLFVSPMLIGVFILVLLPIVATFVLSFADWNFVQGWNGIKWIGFGNFEKLLDDDLFMKSVRNNLIFLLTVPVYMIISMVLAVLINKYVYWKSYFKVAYFMPYISSIVAVAVVWQVMFQPSYGPINEFLKAVGVDNPPKWIADPHFALISIMMISVWISIGFNMIIYIAGLQSIPRDLYEAADIDGASPWVKFIRITFPLLSPTSFFLLVTGIISTFKVFDIIAVMTQGGPIGSTSLMVWHLYDQAFVNLKVGYASSISAVLFLFVMAITLVQWVVQRKWVNY, from the coding sequence ATGAATCAGCACTCTCCGGCGCTGGCAGGCGAACCTGCGGTGCCGCAAAAGAAGAGCTCTTTGCAAAAAGGAGAAACGCTGGCAGGTTTTTTATTCGTCAGTCCGATGTTAATCGGGGTGTTTATTCTGGTCCTGCTGCCGATCGTGGCAACGTTTGTGCTCAGCTTTGCGGATTGGAACTTCGTGCAGGGCTGGAACGGCATCAAATGGATTGGCTTCGGTAACTTCGAGAAGCTGCTGGATGATGATCTGTTTATGAAGTCGGTCCGGAACAATCTTATTTTTTTGCTGACGGTGCCGGTTTATATGATCATTTCCATGGTGCTGGCCGTACTCATCAACAAATATGTGTACTGGAAAAGCTACTTTAAAGTCGCTTACTTTATGCCGTACATTTCCAGCATTGTTGCCGTTGCCGTTGTATGGCAGGTCATGTTCCAGCCATCTTATGGCCCGATCAACGAGTTTTTGAAAGCGGTTGGTGTAGATAATCCGCCCAAATGGATCGCCGACCCGCATTTTGCATTAATTTCGATTATGATGATCAGCGTTTGGATTTCGATCGGCTTCAATATGATTATTTATATTGCCGGGCTGCAGTCGATCCCAAGAGATTTGTACGAAGCGGCGGATATCGACGGTGCCAGCCCGTGGGTCAAGTTTATCCGCATTACGTTCCCGCTGCTGTCTCCAACGTCGTTTTTCCTGCTGGTGACGGGTATTATCTCTACCTTTAAAGTGTTTGATATTATTGCGGTCATGACACAGGGCGGTCCAATCGGATCCACAAGCTTGATGGTATGGCATTTGTACGATCAGGCGTTTGTCAATTTGAAGGTCGGGTATGCGTCGTCCATTTCTGCCGTGCTGTTTCTATTCGTCATGGCGATTACGTTAGTGCAATGGGTTGTTCAAAGAAAATGGGTCAATTACTAA
- a CDS encoding carbohydrate ABC transporter permease, protein MENTAVKREWGKVIVTAVMFVVSLLFLLPFLWMLTTSFKIEKDVFVYPIQWIPKHWHAAENYKEVWMGKYPFYLYYWNSIKVSVVTTAISCIVSSLAAYGFSKVQFKASKWLFMIVLATYMVPGQATLIPQFILYRNIGLFDSHLGLIIIGSFSVLGTFMLRQFFMGVHQDYIESAKIDGAGHGRIFWSIGLPLVRPAVATYAILRFIWTWNDYQNPLIFLRSDKLFTIQLAMQKFTSLSGEFYSLIMAAAVSAIVPLLVIFIIGQKSVIEGIALGGVKG, encoded by the coding sequence ATGGAAAATACAGCTGTAAAACGGGAATGGGGCAAGGTTATCGTTACAGCGGTTATGTTTGTCGTCAGCCTGCTGTTCCTGCTCCCTTTTTTGTGGATGCTGACCACCTCCTTTAAGATTGAAAAGGATGTGTTTGTTTATCCGATTCAGTGGATCCCTAAGCATTGGCATGCCGCGGAAAATTATAAGGAAGTGTGGATGGGCAAATATCCGTTTTATTTGTATTATTGGAATTCTATCAAAGTAAGCGTTGTGACAACGGCAATCTCGTGCATCGTCTCCAGCCTGGCGGCGTACGGCTTCTCCAAAGTCCAGTTCAAGGCGAGCAAATGGCTGTTTATGATTGTATTGGCTACTTACATGGTGCCGGGACAAGCAACGCTTATTCCGCAATTCATTTTGTACCGCAACATCGGCTTGTTCGACAGCCATCTCGGGCTGATCATTATCGGCAGCTTCAGCGTGCTTGGCACGTTTATGCTCCGGCAGTTTTTTATGGGCGTCCATCAGGATTATATTGAATCTGCTAAAATAGACGGCGCGGGGCATGGGCGGATTTTCTGGTCGATTGGCCTGCCGCTCGTACGGCCGGCTGTTGCGACCTATGCCATTCTGCGCTTCATCTGGACATGGAACGACTACCAGAACCCGCTTATTTTCCTCCGGTCCGACAAGCTGTTTACGATCCAGCTGGCGATGCAGAAGTTTACTTCCTTAAGCGGCGAGTTTTATTCGCTTATTATGGCGGCTGCCGTATCGGCGATTGTGCCGCTGCTCGTTATTTTTATTATCGGCCAAAAAAGCGTTATTGAAGGCATCGCGCTCGGCGGCGTTAAAGGATAA
- a CDS encoding ABC transporter substrate-binding protein encodes MKRKWIPGVLAGALMIGLLAGCSSSSDSDKGGSGKGINLRLYTYGTEEAYNWKATIAAYEENHPGITVEVVNLSEKGDTAEASKKLDLAAASSEQMDILMFSDPAGYAQRVSLGMAEPLDAYIAKDNFKEEEDYKVDSHIDGKVYALPGKFNPWYVLLNKDQLDEAGLPVPTDWTWDDFADYAKKLTKGEGANKRYGTYFHGPQGGGWMEYLKLMMLNQPHGADFLKPDGSSNLDDPNFKKTLELRVKMEKEDQSSVPYSDIISQKLSYRTQFFNQSASMIVIGSWMNTEIGGTESVPVNFHVAVAPYPKNNPGDEIGYTSVTTDYVAVSASSKHKQEAYDFVRWYTTEGQVVQGKNIPAWNGVKSEDVTKIIDTILSGTKNPELVDKESLVNTLLISKASELVPPASYQAEIFKAVNEEYEKLILGNQDIDTTVANSQKRAQEIIDSNKK; translated from the coding sequence ATGAAAAGAAAATGGATACCCGGCGTCTTGGCCGGAGCATTGATGATTGGCCTGCTGGCCGGCTGCAGCAGCTCGAGCGATTCGGACAAAGGCGGCTCCGGCAAAGGGATTAATCTCCGTTTGTACACGTACGGCACCGAGGAAGCATACAACTGGAAAGCTACAATTGCAGCCTATGAAGAGAATCATCCGGGCATCACCGTTGAAGTGGTCAACTTGAGCGAAAAAGGCGATACGGCCGAAGCTTCTAAAAAGCTGGATTTGGCAGCCGCTTCATCCGAGCAGATGGATATACTCATGTTCAGCGACCCGGCCGGTTATGCGCAGCGCGTATCGCTTGGCATGGCGGAGCCGCTCGACGCTTACATCGCGAAGGACAATTTTAAAGAAGAAGAAGACTATAAGGTAGATTCCCATATCGACGGCAAAGTATATGCGCTGCCGGGCAAATTTAATCCATGGTATGTGCTGCTGAACAAAGACCAATTGGATGAAGCAGGCTTACCGGTTCCAACGGACTGGACGTGGGATGATTTTGCCGACTATGCGAAAAAGCTGACGAAAGGCGAAGGCGCAAACAAACGGTACGGCACCTACTTCCATGGGCCGCAGGGCGGCGGCTGGATGGAGTATTTGAAGCTGATGATGCTCAATCAGCCGCATGGCGCCGACTTCCTGAAGCCGGACGGCTCCTCTAACCTCGATGACCCGAACTTCAAGAAAACGCTGGAGCTACGAGTCAAGATGGAGAAGGAAGACCAGTCCTCCGTCCCTTATTCGGACATTATTTCGCAAAAGCTGAGCTACCGGACGCAGTTTTTTAACCAGTCGGCCAGCATGATCGTCATCGGCAGCTGGATGAACACGGAAATTGGCGGTACGGAAAGCGTGCCGGTTAACTTCCATGTGGCAGTCGCGCCATATCCAAAAAACAACCCGGGCGACGAAATCGGGTATACGTCCGTAACGACGGATTATGTAGCCGTATCCGCAAGCTCCAAGCATAAACAGGAAGCGTATGATTTTGTACGCTGGTATACGACGGAAGGCCAAGTGGTCCAAGGCAAAAACATTCCGGCCTGGAACGGCGTGAAGTCGGAGGATGTAACGAAAATTATCGATACGATATTGAGCGGCACCAAAAACCCGGAACTGGTAGACAAAGAATCGCTTGTGAATACGCTTCTCATTTCCAAAGCATCCGAGCTTGTTCCTCCGGCATCGTATCAAGCGGAAATTTTCAAAGCGGTTAACGAAGAGTACGAGAAGCTTATTCTCGGCAATCAGGATATCGATACGACCGTAGCCAACAGCCAAAAACGAGCGCAGGAAATTATTGATTCCAACAAGAAATAA
- a CDS encoding cache domain-containing protein: MLFRIKGFPSIRHKLFLTAILCILLPSAITLLTYNSLTQEAVKRQAISNAQDSLQLVHGSVTNLLKSMLNIANYMQVNSDMNAYFKIIASGNDTSSDPYTKFMNETRILQQLESLTVIGDKSYVAVLLANGKSFTNYSTSDYNPLQLMQEPWFDNVNSLRGFQSYWVATTPTVISFEKINNPYQISVVRTLRLDNKHIYGYIVITVMENQINHIFNRLTAGQDVVLVDADGNILSSSDSSRIGHKLEYPLQGGMANPMPAL, from the coding sequence ATGCTTTTTCGAATCAAGGGGTTTCCATCGATCCGGCATAAGCTTTTTTTGACGGCTATTTTGTGCATTTTGCTTCCTTCTGCGATTACTTTGCTGACGTATAACTCTCTGACGCAGGAAGCGGTTAAACGCCAGGCGATTTCCAACGCCCAGGATTCGCTCCAGCTTGTGCATGGCTCGGTCACCAATCTGCTTAAAAGCATGCTGAACATCGCGAATTACATGCAAGTCAATTCGGATATGAACGCTTATTTTAAAATTATTGCTTCCGGCAATGATACTTCCTCCGATCCTTACACCAAATTTATGAATGAAACCCGCATTTTGCAGCAGCTGGAAAGCTTGACGGTCATCGGCGACAAAAGTTATGTGGCGGTGCTTCTTGCAAACGGCAAATCGTTCACCAACTACTCGACAAGCGACTACAACCCGCTGCAGCTGATGCAGGAGCCTTGGTTCGACAACGTAAACAGCTTACGCGGCTTCCAGTCCTATTGGGTAGCGACCACCCCGACGGTAATCAGCTTTGAAAAAATAAACAATCCGTATCAAATTTCCGTTGTCCGTACGCTTCGCCTCGACAATAAACATATTTACGGTTATATCGTCATTACCGTTATGGAAAATCAAATCAATCATATTTTCAACCGCCTGACCGCCGGACAGGATGTTGTGCTGGTCGATGCGGACGGAAATATTTTGTCCAGCAGCGATTCCAGCCGAATCGGGCATAAGCTGGAGTATCCGCTGCAGGGGGGAATGGCGAATCCCATGCCAGCATTGTGA
- a CDS encoding sensor histidine kinase — MKVKGKSYLVAEQTIPFNNWRLVSVQPYKEAIVNISAIFNKVFSFQIISFFVFMLLLVGLLRTFTNPLVRLGKVTAAVQRGNLDIRSGIRGRDEIGRLGFLFDQMLDRVRNMIAEVSETQARKRKAELRMLQAQINPHFLFNVLNSIRMKVMRGGDKDSAKMIGSLSKLLRMTISSDKDEIHFHEEIELITHYVELMNLRQKEEVRLQLDISSEAFLFKVPRLFLQPVVENALIHGLSQSRGTLTIRAAMKERGLELTVEDDGNGMDAGQLEKLRRSIRFHANQAIYLDEQRKGFSGIGLQNVVERMKIVYGEEFRMEVYSEAGQRTLVLMCIPFKEGNRHV; from the coding sequence GTGAAAGTAAAGGGCAAATCATATCTGGTCGCGGAACAGACGATTCCGTTCAACAACTGGCGGCTTGTCTCGGTTCAGCCCTATAAGGAAGCTATTGTTAATATAAGCGCGATATTCAACAAAGTATTCAGTTTTCAAATCATATCGTTTTTTGTATTTATGCTGCTGCTTGTTGGGCTGCTGCGTACGTTTACCAATCCGCTTGTCCGTCTGGGCAAGGTGACGGCGGCTGTGCAGCGCGGCAATCTGGATATCCGATCCGGCATCCGCGGAAGGGATGAGATCGGACGGCTGGGCTTTTTGTTCGACCAGATGCTGGACCGGGTTAGGAATATGATTGCCGAAGTATCGGAGACGCAGGCGCGCAAGCGCAAGGCGGAGCTGCGGATGCTGCAGGCGCAAATCAACCCGCATTTTTTGTTTAACGTGCTGAATTCCATCCGGATGAAGGTGATGCGCGGCGGCGACAAGGACAGCGCCAAAATGATCGGGTCGCTTTCCAAGCTGCTGCGGATGACGATCAGCAGCGACAAGGACGAAATTCATTTTCATGAAGAGATTGAACTCATTACGCATTATGTAGAGCTGATGAATCTTCGCCAGAAGGAAGAGGTCAGGCTGCAGCTGGATATTTCCTCCGAAGCGTTTCTCTTTAAGGTGCCGCGGTTATTCCTGCAGCCGGTTGTGGAGAACGCGCTGATTCACGGGTTAAGCCAAAGCCGGGGGACTCTAACGATTCGGGCAGCCATGAAGGAGCGGGGGCTGGAGCTGACCGTCGAGGACGACGGCAACGGCATGGATGCCGGGCAGCTGGAGAAGCTGCGGCGCAGCATTCGTTTCCATGCCAATCAGGCGATTTATTTAGATGAGCAGCGTAAAGGCTTCTCAGGCATCGGGCTGCAAAATGTCGTCGAACGGATGAAAATCGTCTACGGCGAGGAATTCCGGATGGAAGTGTATAGCGAAGCGGGGCAAAGGACGCTTGTTCTCATGTGTATTCCATTCAAGGAGGGGAACCGCCATGTATAA
- a CDS encoding helix-turn-helix domain-containing protein has translation MYNVMLADDDYPVIELLSEAIDWERLGYRLMGVHENGLSAWEQAENELPDLLVTDIGMPKMDGLELAARIRRRKANVRIVILSCHSEFQLAQQAMRLNVQEYYLKETLDPDDLSSLLARLKTSLDEERQMNWEQTRLKLLEHETKGLRKEQAIRGFIQQPLLSPDKWRQEAESYGLLLDGEECLPVIGFMDDYRLVKHRFASDQTLHFAVSNVMDEVLETVTPRALHAGYDVKRSLLLFSYKPSLKINPVEQVKAALKQVQQTMQKVLKIKMSFLIGTGSDSPEKLKQHLMGLLNSEDQRFYLREEEVAKLRCGCISEQADLFAYYDEANQQLRAIWAGKREQEASAAAERWMQHIEQQKYPPEMVKDWVLKLLLDIKLKLHSLQHVRPSYTADTLHKEIVEIDSLAQLRSWLSGHLRSIASAQAEGVSASRRTEIAEACKFVSLHIGRRIGLEEVAEHLHLNASYFSRLFKKELGITFIEYVTRMKMERAKELLDQTSHTVGEICELLGYDNQSYFIKTFKAHTGATPLEYRG, from the coding sequence ATGTATAACGTGATGCTGGCAGATGACGATTATCCGGTTATTGAGCTGCTGTCGGAAGCGATTGACTGGGAGCGGCTGGGCTACCGGCTGATGGGCGTTCATGAGAACGGTCTCAGCGCCTGGGAACAGGCGGAAAATGAGCTGCCCGATCTGCTTGTGACGGATATCGGCATGCCAAAGATGGATGGGCTGGAGCTGGCCGCACGTATCCGCAGACGGAAAGCGAACGTGCGGATCGTCATTTTGTCCTGCCATAGTGAATTTCAGCTGGCTCAACAGGCGATGCGGCTTAATGTGCAGGAATACTATTTGAAGGAAACGCTTGATCCGGATGATTTGTCGAGTCTGCTCGCCCGCCTGAAAACAAGCCTGGATGAAGAGCGGCAGATGAACTGGGAGCAAACACGGCTGAAGCTGCTTGAACATGAAACGAAAGGGCTGCGCAAGGAGCAGGCGATCCGCGGGTTTATTCAGCAGCCGCTGCTGTCCCCGGACAAATGGCGGCAGGAAGCGGAAAGCTATGGCCTCCTGCTGGACGGGGAGGAATGTTTGCCGGTTATTGGCTTTATGGATGATTACCGTCTCGTCAAGCACCGGTTTGCTTCCGATCAGACGCTTCATTTTGCCGTGAGCAATGTGATGGACGAAGTGCTGGAGACGGTGACGCCTCGTGCACTGCATGCCGGCTATGATGTGAAGCGGTCGCTGCTGCTGTTCAGCTACAAGCCAAGCCTGAAAATCAATCCGGTGGAGCAGGTGAAAGCAGCGCTGAAGCAGGTGCAGCAAACGATGCAAAAGGTGCTGAAAATAAAAATGTCGTTCCTGATCGGAACCGGATCGGATTCGCCGGAAAAGCTGAAGCAGCATTTGATGGGACTGCTGAACAGCGAGGACCAGCGGTTTTACTTGCGCGAGGAGGAAGTCGCGAAGCTCCGGTGCGGCTGCATATCGGAGCAGGCGGATCTGTTCGCTTATTACGATGAAGCGAACCAGCAGCTGCGCGCGATATGGGCGGGCAAGCGGGAGCAGGAGGCATCCGCGGCTGCCGAACGGTGGATGCAGCATATTGAGCAGCAGAAGTACCCGCCGGAGATGGTCAAGGATTGGGTGCTGAAGCTGCTTCTGGATATTAAGCTGAAGCTGCATTCGCTGCAGCATGTGCGCCCCAGCTACACGGCCGATACGCTGCACAAGGAAATTGTAGAGATTGATTCATTGGCGCAGCTTCGCAGCTGGCTGTCCGGCCATCTGCGGTCGATCGCTTCCGCACAGGCGGAAGGCGTTTCGGCCAGCCGCAGAACGGAAATCGCGGAAGCATGCAAATTCGTTTCGCTTCATATCGGCAGGCGGATCGGACTGGAAGAAGTGGCAGAGCATCTGCACTTGAACGCCAGTTATTTCAGCCGGCTGTTTAAAAAAGAGCTGGGCATTACGTTTATTGAATATGTTACCCGGATGAAGATGGAACGGGCCAAGGAGCTGCTGGACCAGACCTCCCATACGGTCGGCGAAATATGCGAGCTGCTTGGCTACGACAATCAAAGCTATTTTATTAAGACGTTTAAAGCGCATACAGGGGCTACGCCTCTAGAATATAGAGGATAA
- a CDS encoding heparinase II/III family protein — protein sequence MYSSSEIREAVRQLEPVNERLYYPEGGRLFWQKVLESDDYTAVAGEIRSEGERLLAEPIPALSYKLFMRFEEQGSRLEYESVYFERRRRLNTFVLLSLLEPEETVYAEQRDEIIWAVCNEYTWCLPAHVRSTQVTGAIDLFAAETAFTLAEMLVLLGGRLPAMLRVRIREELERRLFRPYLEGGPFSWERADHNWAAVCAGSVGAAALLVMEEQERLADVLEKALGSMGSYLSGFGEDGACLEGIGYWNYGFGYYVYFADLLKQRTSGRLNLFAGDKIRQIALFQQKCYLGGDMTANFSDSLARTQVQLGLSHYLSRIYPDIDVPPLQVRAAFTDDHCSRWAPAFRNMIWYDQHKQAAEWRAADYVLPDAQWVVSRHQTACGSFGFAAKGGHNGEPHNHNDVGHFIVYADGYALLHDLGSGEYTADYFGAGRYAIDCNGSQSHSVPIVDGRRQAAGAEYAARGTEAELAEHAVSFRADLAGAYEPGAVNSLVRSLIWHKQELPVLTLADEYAFNRKPVQVVERFVTPYPPHIGEDAVWVKPPGAKHALRIRYDEQAVVASAGSHTYSNHFGVNTPWYTIDFTLVQPALQARVELSFELALQIQDAGSGM from the coding sequence ATGTATAGCAGTTCCGAAATTCGGGAGGCGGTCAGGCAGCTGGAGCCGGTAAACGAACGGCTGTATTACCCGGAAGGCGGCCGACTATTCTGGCAAAAGGTGCTGGAATCGGACGATTACACGGCGGTTGCCGGCGAAATCCGGTCGGAAGGGGAGCGGCTGCTTGCCGAGCCGATTCCGGCATTAAGCTACAAGCTGTTTATGCGCTTTGAAGAGCAGGGCAGCCGGCTTGAATATGAAAGCGTATACTTCGAGCGCAGAAGGCGGCTGAATACGTTTGTGCTGCTGTCGCTGCTGGAGCCGGAGGAAACGGTGTACGCGGAGCAGCGTGACGAAATCATCTGGGCGGTCTGCAACGAATATACATGGTGCCTGCCGGCGCATGTGCGCAGCACGCAGGTTACGGGAGCAATCGACTTATTTGCGGCGGAAACAGCGTTTACGCTGGCCGAAATGCTTGTGCTGCTTGGCGGGCGGCTGCCAGCCATGCTGCGCGTTCGGATTCGGGAGGAGCTGGAGCGGCGGCTGTTCCGTCCGTATTTGGAAGGCGGACCTTTCAGCTGGGAACGGGCGGACCACAATTGGGCGGCGGTATGCGCGGGTTCCGTTGGGGCGGCGGCGCTGCTTGTTATGGAGGAGCAGGAACGGCTTGCTGACGTGCTGGAGAAGGCGCTGGGCAGCATGGGCAGCTATTTGAGCGGCTTTGGCGAGGACGGAGCATGCCTTGAAGGAATCGGCTACTGGAATTATGGATTCGGGTATTATGTTTATTTTGCCGATTTGCTGAAGCAGCGTACGTCGGGACGGCTGAATCTGTTCGCGGGGGACAAAATCCGGCAAATCGCGTTATTTCAGCAAAAATGTTATTTGGGCGGAGATATGACCGCCAATTTCTCGGATTCGCTGGCGCGGACACAAGTCCAGCTTGGCTTATCGCATTATTTATCGCGGATTTATCCGGATATCGACGTGCCGCCGTTGCAGGTTAGAGCGGCATTTACGGACGATCATTGCAGCCGCTGGGCGCCGGCTTTCCGCAATATGATCTGGTATGACCAGCATAAGCAGGCGGCGGAATGGCGGGCGGCGGATTATGTGCTGCCCGATGCGCAGTGGGTCGTATCGAGGCATCAAACCGCCTGCGGCAGCTTTGGTTTTGCCGCTAAGGGCGGTCACAACGGAGAGCCGCACAACCATAACGATGTCGGACATTTTATCGTATATGCCGACGGATATGCGCTGCTGCATGATTTGGGCTCGGGCGAATATACGGCGGATTATTTTGGCGCGGGGCGTTATGCGATTGACTGCAACGGTTCGCAAAGCCACTCGGTTCCCATTGTGGACGGAAGGCGGCAAGCGGCAGGGGCGGAATATGCCGCCCGCGGAACAGAAGCCGAACTGGCGGAACACGCGGTCAGCTTTCGGGCGGATCTCGCAGGTGCATACGAGCCGGGCGCGGTGAATTCGCTTGTCCGCAGCCTGATTTGGCACAAACAAGAGCTGCCGGTGCTTACGCTGGCGGATGAATATGCGTTTAACCGCAAGCCGGTGCAAGTAGTTGAACGATTCGTAACGCCGTATCCGCCGCATATCGGCGAAGATGCCGTATGGGTGAAACCTCCGGGAGCGAAACATGCGCTTCGTATCCGGTATGATGAGCAGGCGGTTGTTGCTTCGGCCGGAAGCCATACGTACAGCAATCATTTTGGCGTGAATACGCCTTGGTATACGATTGATTTTACGCTTGTTCAGCCGGCGCTGCAGGCGAGGGTGGAACTTAGCTTCGAGCTGGCGCTTCAAATTCAAGATGCGGGGAGCGGGATGTAA
- a CDS encoding glycoside hydrolase family 88 protein, whose protein sequence is MAGSAGKPEWLEQAWQRTVSKTMRSSARIGGGFPHASVNGRYVLEAPHWWTAGFWPGLLWLVYEESGREELRELAEICENRLDEVLHEYSRTDHDLGFMWTLTSVASYKLTQSEKSRRRALQAANYLAARFNLKGRFIRAWNPWQEGEDNSGIAIIDCCMNMPLLYWAAGTSGDPRYRHIAEAHMETVLAHFIRPDGSVYHIVKFDPVTGECTDRLGGQGYAPESAWSRGTAWALYGLALTSHHTGDRRYLDAAKRVAHYFITQLPDDYVPYWDFRTPPEVAKYRDSSAGACAASGLLLLAELAGELEAGVYRRAGERMLESLYKHYGAWDDPEEEGLILHGTSHYPEGKHIDVPLIYGDYFFAEGLARLRGGHRIFWE, encoded by the coding sequence ATGGCGGGCAGCGCCGGGAAACCGGAATGGCTGGAGCAGGCCTGGCAACGGACGGTAAGCAAAACGATGCGGAGCAGCGCGCGGATTGGCGGCGGCTTTCCTCATGCGAGCGTAAACGGCCGTTACGTGCTGGAAGCTCCGCATTGGTGGACAGCCGGCTTCTGGCCGGGGCTGCTGTGGCTGGTGTACGAGGAAAGCGGCAGGGAAGAGCTGCGGGAGCTGGCGGAAATATGCGAGAATCGGCTGGACGAGGTATTGCATGAATATAGCCGGACGGACCATGATCTTGGTTTTATGTGGACGCTGACAAGTGTAGCCTCCTATAAGCTGACGCAGTCGGAGAAGTCGCGCCGGCGGGCGCTGCAGGCTGCGAATTATTTGGCGGCGCGGTTTAATTTGAAAGGCCGCTTCATCCGCGCCTGGAATCCTTGGCAGGAAGGGGAAGACAATTCCGGCATCGCAATTATCGACTGCTGCATGAATATGCCGCTATTGTATTGGGCTGCCGGGACAAGCGGCGACCCGCGTTACCGGCATATCGCCGAAGCGCATATGGAGACGGTGCTTGCGCATTTTATTCGGCCGGACGGTTCGGTTTATCATATTGTGAAGTTTGATCCGGTAACCGGCGAATGCACAGACCGCCTCGGCGGGCAAGGGTACGCGCCGGAGTCGGCCTGGTCGCGGGGCACGGCTTGGGCGCTGTACGGGCTGGCGCTGACCAGCCATCATACGGGGGACCGGCGTTACCTGGATGCGGCTAAACGCGTCGCCCATTATTTTATAACGCAGCTGCCGGACGATTACGTGCCGTATTGGGATTTTCGCACGCCGCCCGAAGTGGCGAAGTACCGTGATTCATCGGCTGGCGCCTGCGCGGCAAGCGGTTTGCTGCTGCTGGCGGAGCTGGCGGGAGAGCTGGAAGCGGGCGTATACCGCAGGGCGGGAGAGCGCATGCTGGAGTCGCTGTATAAGCATTACGGCGCATGGGACGACCCGGAGGAGGAAGGCTTGATTTTGCACGGCACAAGCCATTATCCCGAAGGAAAACATATTGATGTGCCGCTAATTTACGGCGATTATTTTTTTGCAGAAGGGCTGGCGCGGCTGCGCGGCGGACACCGCATCTTTTGGGAGTAA